A region of the Phaeodactylum tricornutum CCAP 1055/1 chromosome 1, whole genome shotgun sequence genome:
GAACCGAGACGGAACTGACAACGCGTTACCGGTACCGATGGAAAAACAAGGAAGAAAACCGAAGAAGACACAAAAAGCGGATTTCATTCCACCCACCTCTACGAAGCGTCTCGTAATAATAATGTATTTGCTCTGCAAATATACTGAGCAGTGGAAGGTCCTcaagtaactgtaaagctTCTACGATGACCTTGCACCTCGAAATCTAGACTTGGACTTACAGTTTATGTTCATTAGATGAGACCACGCGATTTGAACGTTCTGTAGGACCTTTGGAAAAACCCTCTGTTTTGATATTGGGTCATTACGATGGCGCAAAGCATGTCTGACTCCCATGACTAGTTCGACTACATTTGATGACCATTGCTCTCTCCTAGATTCACGACATGAGTGTAGCCTGTCCGTGCGGGATGCAACGTAGCTTCAACCTGCCTGTGAACTAACGAAATCTTATTCGATGTCAGCAACTCCAACACTTCTTTCCACCTAGAGAGAACCAGGCACAGCTCAAATTATTCTGAAAATGACTCTGACGAGACTTGCTAGAGAACTTGTAGTTTGGTAAAGCTTACATGGCACCAGTAATGATAAAGATATCTAGCTGTGAAATAAAAAGAAGTCCCATTAGATCAAATCAATATGACGACTTGGTAAAGTACAAAAGAAGCACTTCTTACCGTCAAGCACAGAAAAACAAGGCACACAAACAACTGGAAAGGTATCATGTTGTTTTTCCCGATAGCTGTACCCGTCCATGGACACCTGTATAAGGAAGGAGTTGGCGTTAGGAGATTACAATAGAAATGTACGGAAATGCTAAAGTGGAGGACATACGTGTGGTCGAACTCTTCCACCACAACCATTGTATCGGAATCGAAATGAGCATTCCTTGGGCGATAGGTCTGCGCTTGATCGCTCCACCGCCAATTATTTTCGTTCTGAGCTGGTGGCTCCTCGTTCCGATAAAGGACACCAGGGTCGCGACAACTAGTGCATGCCAACGCCACAATGAGCCCAATCGTCATTGAACTCCAAGTTAGGATCAACGCCAGAGGTTTGGTTCCCGGTAAAACAACATTCTTAAAAGCCAACCACGACACACCAATAATGAGTGGGTATGTAACAAAGGCAAGCATTGGCCAATAAGGACCTACGACGCATTGGAGGCTGGGTCGCGTATACCGTCTCGACCTTTTTTCTCCagtttcttcgtcttcctcgaTCTCTTCCACCCATTCCGTACTCGAATGCAGTACCGCCATATTTCCTACTCGTCCTGCCCCTAATAGAGGACATACTGCAGCAGAGCAACACAAGCACCCAGTTTGATCGTCGGGAAGATCGTGATCTATATGCATAAAGCTACGGTGATGAATCCGCTCCTCCATCCAAGTCGGTTCTGTCAAGCCAACGGCAAACGGTGACTCACGCCAATGTTTCAGACGAAGGCTTTTTCGCTCATTTTGGTACCGGCTTTCGACGGACAGAGGTTCCGTTTCGGCACCGGAATCGTTGTCGAGTGTCAAAGATGATTGCATCACTGGCTCTGAATTCTTGTTTGGCATGGATTCCTTTACAACCACAGCAAGCGGCTTTTCGCTAATTCCGGTGGTAGATCTACGCTGAGACATGCTGGTAAGGGTCTAAAAGAAATAATGTGATGCTGAGAATTGTCTCCGTCGCTCGTCAGGAAAGGACGGGTCTCCGTTTGAACGATTCAAGTATtgatcactgtcaacaaaagcgCCCACAGGCAAACGCGGGTTTGCGTACAAACATTGTGTTGTGGAGTTTAAGCAGGAAAGAGAGCGGTACGATTCTACAAATAAAAACAAACTAGGGCTCTCTTTGGTAGGGTAAAGTTGGTCTTCGCAGAAAACGTTTTTATGTGTAACTTCATGTAAGCCTGCCTACCCAAGCGTTCCGCAACGATGCTGGTACACTAACTTAAACATCAAAAATATTAAAAAATGAGTGTAAATTGAAACTTTGCTGTTAGATTAATGTTAACAGGCTAACATTGTATATGATGGATACCAGAACAAAGCATAAGAAGCACCGAAACCAGCACATGTTTTTCTTTCCTATTGCAGTTCCAGTCCACGGGCATCTGAGATTTAAAGTCAATATGGTCAGAGTTTCATAAGCAAAAAAATAGAAATCAGCAACCCCTGTGACTCACGTATGGTCAAAGTGCTCCACAACAACGGCACATTCTGGGTCGTAACGGGCATGGGTAGGTCGGTACGTGAATGCCTGGTCATTCCATCGCCACTCGTTTTCTTCTCCAGACGGTGGCTCTGAGTGTCTTCGCAAAATTCCAGGATCTCTACAAGCCACGTTcagcaacgaaacaaaaaggccTCCTGTAGCCAAACTCCATGTGACAATTACACTAAGACCATGCTCCGGTAACCTCGTCAGTGCGGTCCAAGTAGATAGAAATATTAGCAGCGGCAATGTCACCCCCACAAGTACCGTCCAATACGGTCCCAGAACACAGACAAGTCTCTGTTGAGTAGCTCTTTCTCCATTGTCTAGTGTGAATTCTTCAGTTCGTGTGTACAGTACAATCATATTCCCAACACGGCCGGCGCGCTGGCAGAGGAAGCCAGTACATATAAATCGGAAAGCATTCGGCAAATGGCTCTGTGCACTGTTCTGACTGTGGAATCTCCTACATCCTGCCTGTTCGTCAGCCCAAGTTGCTTTCGTCCTTCCAACAGCAAAAGGCGATTGCCGCCAATGCTGCGCAACAGTTCCTTCGCTACTGGATAGTAAGGACGGGTCATCATGCTTCGCGTCCTGACTTGTGCCGCCCAAGTTACCGCGATCATTCCAACTTACGCGCTGAGCATTGGAATGCTCAAGTTCTTCCTCACCGTGTGCACCATCAGCATCTTCGAAGTCTAACGACATTTCAGCCTGATCAGTCGACTCTGACGTTTTACACCAGAAATGGATTGAAAATGGCAACGTCTGATGCAAGTGGGCAGAGAAAAATACTGTTGACCGCCAACGCGTTCTCTAGCGCCATTACTAAGTGGACGATAGGTAAAGTTAGAGCTTTGCTAGAATGTGAGAATCTATCGATAgtgttgacaatgaatgaCAAACAAAATGAGCGTGGTCGCCGCATTCTCCACGGAACAGTTCATCGTGTTCCCACATCCTtctcgctgtttgatcgtCTTCAAATGTGTCTAATTGGCTGGCTCTTCCATAAGTATTCACAAGTTTAGAAGGTCTCTCCCTATGTGTCTAGATAATCTCGCTTTGTTTTGCTCTGTAGTTCACCTGATACTCCTCGATTTATGCTGCAGACATTGATAGGTTTTACAGATAGTGTATGCGACAGACAATGGACACCACGCATGATTACCCATACACTCAATGGCAAATTCACTACGAGAGAAACACGGCTCCCCATTTTGCAACAGTCAACTGTCAACTGCCTTTCGATACGAGTATTCCATCGATACCTGCTCCTCCTTTCACGCTTCAAAAGACCTTACGAGTTCCTGTGAACAAATGTCGTACGCCAAGATAGAGGAGAATGGAATGAAAGGCTCATTCTCACTGCCATATGCCGATGCGGATGAGACGTCatcttcaatttccttttcctcgtcGAGAAAAGGCCCTTCCTCTGCTCTCTCTGAGCCTTTACGCGGGAACGGGGACGAAAGTGAAGAtcccttttttgtttttcgtgAGGACATGAACCGAAAATTAGAATTGGTCGATGAGGGATTGGCGGAATATCTGCGCATTGTACACCAAACGGTATGTAATCAGAGAACCTCAAGGTACAACTTCCACACCTATGTAGCGGTTGACTCACTGCCGAGTTATTTTAGGACACGGCCGTGAACACAAATGAACTCAAAGAAGCAAAAAAGCAGCTGAAGCGGAGGTTTAAAAACGCGGAATCTACATTAAAGGACGTTTATATGACGGTGCAAGTAGTGGAGACAGATCGATCCAAATTCACCCACATTTCGGATGCAGAGCTCTACGATCGGCAAATGCTGGTGGAGACAAGTCGAGATCGGCTCAATCGAGCCAAAAATGACATCCAATCTGAAGTTGTCAAGGCAAAAATGATGTCAGATGAACGGGCCAAAGCGCTGCGTCGGGCTGGTGCAGCCGTCTTGGGCGCCAAAACAGATGGCCAGCGAGAAAACACCAATTTCATTGTTAATTCACAAGCACGAACATCTTTACTCATGCAGCATCAGGACGAGACGCTAGACGAGCTTGATGATGCGGTTACACGTGTCGGGCATATTGCTGGAAACATTCACGACGAAATAGGTCAGCAAAACAAAATACTAacagaaatggaagaagatttggatcGAGCGGAGGAAGAACTGGGTATGGTTCTTGGCAAGCTGGCGAGATTTCTGAAAACAAAAGATAGATGGCAACTGTCGACAATTCTGTTTCTGACAGTTGTTGCTATTGTTTTGTTCTTCTCGGTATTATACTTGTAGTAGATAATTTCTTAGGCAAATATTTCTGATGAGTTTGCTTTCGTGCTAGGCAGGTGCCTCTATAAGAACAGTGTGTTATCTTCTTCATTTAGAGGTCTCGCTACGAAAGTAAGGTATAATTTTTGCTACTCCTTTATTATGGTCCTCGCTCTTTATTAATAACCGGTTACTACTATATTGCGATTGTTCCATGCGAGTAAGCGTAGTTTAGCAcacgtttacagttagccacAACCTCTCCTTCCCACTCAGACAAGCACGACTAACCTTGAAATGTAAGACATACGATCTAGTTCTCCTTGGGAAGAGTGGATGCACGAAGTGTGTTTCGTTGCACAGTAAAGGTGGTCTTGCAGTTTGGGCATTTGGCGTTGGCCACGTCGGTAAAGCCTTCCACTCCCAAGATGTTACCAAAGTACACTCGGTTTTCAGCTTGACAGCTTGGGCAAGGACCGTAGGCGAGGAATTTGTTTTCGAAAATAAATTCTTCTGTCAACGTCCGGGCACCCAGATAAATTAAAGGAGTACCCATGAGAGTGAGCACCACCGGGTTGATGCGAATAAACGGTTCCAGAACTTCAAAGCCAAATCCAATCCAGGCAACGACACCAATGACGGTAGCAGGAAGGTACAAAAGATTGGATCGAAATTTGTCCTCTTGCAAGGTAACCTTGCAGATGCCTGTGTCGATGTAACATTTCGGTTCGGTTTGGACGGCAAATTTTGAGCCTTCATCTTTCAAATCCTGCTTAAGGGAATCGAATTCGGAATCGGACATGATGGGATCTCCCTTGAGGTAGGCCTGCATAGCATTCAGGTAGGCTGCCTCCTTTCGGTTCATGACAACCATGGGCGACCCGTTCCATGTTAAATCTTCCTTAAGGAGATCAAACTCATCGTCGCTGAGCATCTTGCGGCCACTGTTGTAGTACGACTGACAAGGCGATGCAAAAACAGGGTATGAGTATCATTTGCGCACCGAGGAAATTTGGCGGCGGAACAGTGGCACGTACCTGGAGAGCATCCAAGAAAATACGctccttttcttcgattgTCAAACGGATCATACTTCCCGAGTCATTGTCCGTAATGCAGAACTCCTCGTCGGGGATGCAATCGGCATCACTAATGTCCGTTTCGAAGAAGCGTCCCTTGGCCTCGTCAAACGCGATCTGTTTACGAGCCGAAGGCACCAAAGTTagatcttccttttccttctccTCCGACATGAACACCCGAGTAATAGATATTTTTGGAGGAGCTACGGAGGCCTTTCTCATGGGGCCTGTAAAGGCATCGCTGACGGCCGAGAACACCAAAAGGCCAAATACCACAGAGTTGACTCGCATCGTTTGTTCGTAGTCTTGTCTAAATTGGAAACGCTACTTGTTGTGGAACGAACTGGATAGACCTAAGTATCGATGGACAAATACTGTTCGCAAAGTTCTCGTTTTGTTCCAGGACGGGATTGTTGATGCTGCGTTATAGCAAGCAAACGAGCGGCAAAGACGAACCGCGGTGACCGACGTTCCCTATTCATGGCTGTCCTCCACACCTTGCCGTCGAGTCTTGCACTCCCAAAGTCCACGCATCGGGGTGCGTGCCCGTGCCCTTTTTTTCTCGCGATCCAGGGAGCGGCAGACTACAACCGAGAGACGCGCGGTAGGTTTCAAACACGTACTCTCCTCTGTGACGTGCGCAAAACGGAATCGATGACGTCATCGTTGCTTTGCGGAAACTCACATTTAAATGTACGTGAACATGGACAGACGTCCACTGATCGACGATTCGATCGACTGATCAGAACCGAATCGAGTACCGGTTATTGAAACGCGAGCCAGCACGCCATCGTATTCTAAACGGTGACCTCGTCATCGGCGTCACGTTTTCGGATTCCAACCGGATGTTGATGTTTGTGTGTTTGCAGGTTATTTTACCAACGCAGAACGAAACCTGCATCGAAATCGTGCACCCAAACCGACAGAAACCCGGACTCGCACAAGAGATGAAAACTTttggtttacagttagcacaCTGTCTGTGAAACATAACAGCAGTTCCAATCGGTTCCAAGTCAATCTCCAGCAAGTTCGGGATCATACAATGGAACGGAAACTCTCAAGCGTGTCTGTGGAAGATTCGGTGAAGCGAACCATCGGGGTCGTGGAACCAGAACAGGAGGTGAgtttgtttcacagtcaactgaTCCGGAGAGGACGAATCTAGAAAACGAAATGGAACTATGAACGGATGTTTCCTGAGTAGAATCCAGGACAAATCCCTGTATCTTGTAGTAGGTTGTGCTGCATGGCAAAGCTTAGTAAACGCTTCTACGTTGCGTTCGTATTCGTCTCTCTCACGCCGGGACCTGCTCCCTTTTACCCTGCACGACTTTGCTTCTTTCTGTCGGACTTGGTTCTCCCCTTTGTGTCGTGCCTCTGCCGCTTTTACAAATATCACAGAAAGGTAACACGGAATACAAACGACGTGTTCAAGCTACAAATCCGGCACGGCTGCGATCTCTAGCCACTCAGATGTCCTACCGTATGGACGAGGGCAACGGTATCGGCGTGTACCGTGTCGGTGTCGAAGATGATGGTTGTCACTCATTATTGCCCTACGCCGACATCGCGGAATCGTGTAGGGTATTGGAGTGCCTTGCTCGCTCACTGAATGCGGTAGTTCGGGAACGCAAAATGGTTCAAGGCGAAGTAGATTTGGGTGAGGATGGGAATGCTGTGGCTTGTGCTAAATCAGTGTATCCCGTGACAGTTTTAGAAAATTCAGTATTGGGAGACGCTATGGGgtacaaagaagaaaaggaagacgaCAGCGTACGATTATTACAAAAAGACGCCTTTACGCGCGCTGAACTCACCATTCAGAGAATAGAAACACATTTGCTGGATCCTACGCCAATATCCGCTACCGACCTTGCGCATGCAACGGCGCCGGAAAATgagttggaaaaaggaatAGAGGGCGGAGCCACGTCGGATTCAGTAGCACTAGAGGCAAACATTGGCAATGGCAATTCTGAGGAAAACGTGCGCGGCGATAGCGAGCACAGACCAAATGTAGGCGAGACATTGTCGGCACGGAATATTCGTGTTGCAGTTGTTGGAAACGTCGATGCAGGCAAGTCGACTCTGATTGGGACATTGACGACATCCTGTTTGGACGACGGTCGCGGCAAATCGCGTACTTCGATTATGAAGCACCGTCACGAGATCGAAAGCGGCCGTACCtcgacggcgacgacacACCTGATGGGATTTCGGTCTTCTGGCCAACCAATTACTGGTCGTGACCAAGTCCGTGGGAGCAAACGCAAGACTGAAGATGAAGTTGCGCGCGAGTCTTATAGAGTTATTACACTAATGGACTTGGCGGGGCATGAGAAATATCTCAAGACAACGTATGTAATGGATTGATGCGCAGGCCAGGGGATGCAAGTGAATGTTTACGAGAGCCAAATTTGTCTgactttcttttccttttgcagaATTCACGGTGTTTCCTCAGGGTTCGCGGATTATTCACTAATTTTGGTCAATAGCCGTCACCCTCCGACACATATGACACAGCACCATCTGAATCTTTGTTGTAGTTTTGGTATTCCCGTAATTGTGGTGTTTACAAAGATCGACGGCTGTCCTGAGCATGCTTTCAAAACGTCAAAAGACGAAGTGATGAAGATGCTACGTTCACC
Encoded here:
- a CDS encoding predicted protein, translating into MSLDFEDADGAHGEEELEHSNAQRVSWNDRGNLGGTSQDAKHDDPSLLSSSEGTVAQHWRQSPFAVGRTKATWADEQAGCRRFHSQNSAQSHLPNAFRFICTGFLCQRAGRVGNMIVLYTRTEEFTLDNGERATQQRLVCVLGPYWTVLVGVTLPLLIFLSTWTALTRLPEHGLSVIVTWSLATGGLFVSLLNVACRDPGILRRHSEPPSGEENEWRWNDQAFTYRPTHARYDPECAVVVEHFDHT
- a CDS encoding predicted protein; this encodes MSYAKIEENGMKGSFSLPYADADETSSSISFSSSRKGPSSALSEPLRGNGDESEDPFFVFREDMNRKLELVDEGLAEYLRIVHQTDTAVNTNELKEAKKQLKRRFKNAESTLKDVYMTVQVVETDRSKFTHISDAELYDRQMLVETSRDRLNRAKNDIQSEVVKAKMMSDERAKALRRAGAAVLGAKTDGQRENTNFIVNSQARTSLLMQHQDETLDELDDAVTRVGHIAGNIHDEIGQQNKILTEMEEDLDRAEEELGMVLGKLARFLKTKDRWQLSTILFLTVVAIVLFFSVLYL
- a CDS encoding predicted protein produces the protein GNTEYKRRVQATNPARLRSLATQMSYRMDEGNGIGVYRVGVEDDGCHSLLPYADIAESCRVLECLARSLNAVVRERKMVQGEVDLGEDGNAVACAKSVYPVTTLSARNIRVAVVGNVDAGKSTLIGTLTTSCLDDGRGKSRTSIMKHRHEIESGRTSTATTHLMGFRSSGQPITGRDQVRGSKRKTEDEVARESYRVITLMDLAGHEKYLKTTIHGVSSGFADYSLILVNSRHPPTHMTQHHLNLCCSFGIPVIVVFTKIDGCPEHAFKTSKDEVMKMLRSPEIGKKPFAVRNEADIETVIEKLHTLAPMIETSCVTGEGVDLLQKMLFALPKRRRHENKAKRTFEFLVEDIFNVPGVGAVVSGFVNAGQLQVGSNCHVYVGPTDDGSFMKTVAKSAHIARINTAHVTAGQSACLALALNKDMKRRLRRGMVVLEESPTSTRQFDAEICVLKGEGTTIRRSYQAYVHILNVRQSAFAKSIEIEAGSIVLRPGSRAKVKFEFSQRPEYIRPGMRMLFRDGRVRGVGIITAVPDSGPAPIIVK
- a CDS encoding predicted protein; amino-acid sequence: MRVNSVVFGLLVFSAVSDAFTGPMRKASVAPPKISITRVFMSEEKEKEDLTLVPSARKQIAFDEAKGRFFETDISDADCIPDEEFCITDNDSGSMIRLTIEEKERIFLDALQSYYNSGRKMLSDDEFDLLKEDLTWNGSPMVVMNRKEAAYLNAMQAYLKGDPIMSDSEFDSLKQDLKDEGSKFAVQTEPKCYIDTGICKVTLQEDKFRSNLLYLPATVIGVVAWIGFGFEVLEPFIRINPVVLTLMGTPLIYLGARTLTEEFIFENKFLAYGPCPSCQAENRVYFGNILGVEGFTDVANAKCPNCKTTFTVQRNTLRASTLPKEN
- a CDS encoding predicted protein; this translates as MSQRRSTTGISEKPLAVVVKESMPNKNSEPVMQSSLTLDNDSGAETEPLSVESRYQNERKSLRLKHWRESPFAVGLTEPTWMEERIHHRSFMHIDHDLPDDQTGCLCCSAAVCPLLGAGRVGNMAVLHSSTEWVEEIEEDEETGEKRSRRYTRPSLQCVVGPYWPMLAFVTYPLIIGVSWLAFKNVVLPGTKPLALILTWSSMTIGLIVALACTSCRDPGVLYRNEEPPAQNENNWRWSDQAQTYRPRNAHFDSDTMVVVEEFDHTCPWTGTAIGKNNMIPFQLFVCLVFLCLTLDIFIITGAM